In one window of Halomarina pelagica DNA:
- a CDS encoding DUF368 domain-containing protein: MGLRDWAEIYLKGAFMGAADTVPGVSGGTIALITGIYERLITAITNLDPRALALVPGVVTADGRARLRDRLVEMDVPFLLVLGAGIVTAVVTLSKALETALEVYPAEMNAFFFGLILASAIVLYRHVSVDTARRLLVAVAGFVFAFLLTDPSVNGALPSTPPVLFFSGMVAITAMILPGISGSFILYILGQYGTLIGVPSALVAGIVAFARTGDVAPLAGPASTVAVFGVGAVVGLFTIAHVIKYALAHYRAATLTFLVSLMVGALRLPVANVASETGALTAATAAALLAAALVGVALVLGIDHYTDDLEYGSEDEGRSEAGTATDESPARAVDGGRE; the protein is encoded by the coding sequence ATGGGACTTCGCGACTGGGCAGAGATCTACCTGAAGGGCGCGTTCATGGGGGCCGCCGACACCGTACCGGGCGTCTCGGGGGGCACGATCGCCCTCATCACCGGCATCTACGAGCGCCTCATCACCGCCATCACGAACCTCGACCCGCGCGCGCTCGCGCTGGTGCCCGGCGTCGTGACGGCCGACGGCCGGGCCCGACTGCGTGATCGACTCGTCGAGATGGACGTCCCGTTCCTGCTCGTGCTGGGCGCGGGAATCGTGACCGCCGTCGTGACGCTCTCGAAGGCGCTCGAGACCGCCCTGGAGGTGTACCCCGCCGAGATGAACGCCTTCTTCTTCGGTCTCATCCTCGCCTCGGCGATCGTCCTCTACAGGCACGTCTCGGTCGACACGGCGCGACGCCTCCTCGTCGCGGTCGCCGGGTTCGTCTTCGCGTTCCTCCTGACCGACCCCTCGGTCAACGGCGCGCTCCCGAGTACGCCCCCCGTGCTGTTCTTCTCGGGGATGGTCGCGATCACGGCGATGATCCTCCCCGGCATCTCCGGGTCGTTCATCCTCTACATCCTCGGGCAGTACGGGACGCTCATCGGCGTCCCGAGCGCGCTCGTCGCGGGGATCGTCGCGTTCGCGCGGACGGGCGACGTCGCCCCGCTCGCGGGACCGGCGAGCACCGTCGCCGTCTTCGGCGTCGGCGCGGTCGTCGGCCTGTTCACCATCGCGCACGTCATCAAGTACGCCCTGGCGCACTACCGGGCGGCGACGCTCACCTTCCTCGTGAGCCTGATGGTGGGCGCGCTGCGCCTGCCGGTGGCGAACGTCGCGAGCGAGACCGGGGCGCTGACCGCCGCCACCGCCGCCGCGCTCCTCGCCGCCGCGCTCGTCGGCGTGGCGCTCGTCCTCGGCATCGACCACTACACCGACGACCTTGAGTACGGGAGCGAGGACGAGGGCCGGAGCGAGGCCGGCACCGCGACCGACGAGTCCCCGGCGCGGGCGGTCGACGGGGGGCGGGAGTAG